The following nucleotide sequence is from Cellulosilyticum sp. I15G10I2.
AATTTCTGAATGTATTCAAGATATGCATGTTTTTTTTTATCATCGCAATACCTATCCTATAAATTTAAGAATAAACTATTTAAAAAAACTCAGAAGCAGTATCCTTTTACATCAAGAGGCTATTACTAAAGCGCTCTATAAAGATTTTAAAAAACCAAAATATGAAACGTATACAACGGAAATCTATACAACATTGAAAGAAATAGATTATGCACTAAAACATATTAGAAAATGGTGTAAATCTAAAAAACATCCTGGGGTATTCCCCCTTATCGGAAGTTCTGTTCAAGTCAAACCAGAACCATATGGGGTTTGCTTGATCTTTTCGCCTTTTAATTATCCTTTTCAGCTTTCACTCGTTCCTTTAGTCGGGGCTTTGGCAGCGGGAAATTGTGCAATAATTAAGCCGTCTGAATATACACCTAATACCTCTGAAATTTTAAGCCAAATTATCAAAGAAGTATTTCCGTATTATTATGTTAATGTTATAGAGGGAGATGCTGAGCTTAGTCATAGCCTTTTAAGTGAACCTATTGATTATATTTTTTTCACAGGGGGTGCAGCTAATGCCAAAAAAGTTATGCAGCAAGCAGCCGCACAGCTTATTCCTATAACTTTAGAGCTTGGCGGTAAAAGTCCTGTTATAGTGGATTATAATGCAGACATTCCTTTAGCAGCTAAACGTATAGTTTGGGGCAAATTTTTAAATGCTGGCCAAACTTGTATCGCTCCAGATTATGTTTTGGTATACCAAGGCGTTGCGGATAAGCTTTTAAGACATATAGGGTATGCCATCAAACACTTTTATACAAATGATAAGTATCTTGCCCGCATTATAAATGAAACACACTATGTAAGATTACTCAACCTTATAGACGAAGAAAAAATTTATTTTGGGGGACATTTTAACACAGATGATCTTTACATTGAACCTACTGTACTTTATCCTATTGATCGCTCTGACGCTTGTATGAAAGAAGAAATATTTGGGCCAATCCTGCCAATTATCCCTTTTGAAA
It contains:
- a CDS encoding aldehyde dehydrogenase family protein, yielding MKGISECIQDMHVFFYHRNTYPINLRINYLKKLRSSILLHQEAITKALYKDFKKPKYETYTTEIYTTLKEIDYALKHIRKWCKSKKHPGVFPLIGSSVQVKPEPYGVCLIFSPFNYPFQLSLVPLVGALAAGNCAIIKPSEYTPNTSEILSQIIKEVFPYYYVNVIEGDAELSHSLLSEPIDYIFFTGGAANAKKVMQQAAAQLIPITLELGGKSPVIVDYNADIPLAAKRIVWGKFLNAGQTCIAPDYVLVYQGVADKLLRHIGYAIKHFYTNDKYLARIINETHYVRLLNLIDEEKIYFGGHFNTDDLYIEPTVLYPIDRSDACMKEEIFGPILPIIPFEKINDVIKMIHRYPKPLACYIFSKDRKRINYFLKHLSFGGGCINDTVIHAASLHAPFGGIGHSGLGAYHGYHSFKTFSHYKTILKSTSTEIPLRYPPYDQKIATLKKIIR